A genomic region of Psychrobacter sp. M13 contains the following coding sequences:
- the creC gene encoding two-component system sensor histidine kinase CreC — protein sequence MSRLMTDNKPNNSTQSSQNSWYAKLHPIGSDQQTTAPKRVLNLSIFFRIWLAVALVLIICGIVVFTQLFSHVKPTAQQVIEDTLLDTSKLLAASLQTPLQTGEMLTESYQRQLDSAFVHVPVTSEPNNSSKTANSTRLANSADKYRQVYKEEPAYRRKAYSSFRIYVTDSTGLVIYDSRPTSTNAEGQDYSRWNDVYLTLLGQYGARSTPDINSKRDSSIMYVAQPINDATGQLIGVVSVGKPVDSVMPYLDNTRRRMLITMLLISIVALLLAGLVAWWLKQSITLVTHYTRELAEQTKKPYFYLGHELNSLTDTIESMKHRLENRAYVSDYVHTLTHELKSPLTAIRASSELLEDDGLDADDRQMLNQTIGEQSIKMHQLIDRLLLLAKVEQPTFKLNREPIALLPLLSSLIKDSTPKLQQRQLPAIELFINNQLLAKEDIIKNDLMEKTTVYADSFWLLQALQNVLDNAIYFAQNNVSFNINIHVEQVVTLTVFNDGKPLPDYALTKAFDRYFSLSHQRNVNQNSAYQTSNQANQTTESKAEQNPTLQTTPKKGTGLGLTLVKQVIEHHGGTVAIDNVEGDANANSYAGVIFSITLPLAKPSKN from the coding sequence GTGTCCCGCCTAATGACTGATAATAAGCCCAATAACAGCACTCAGTCGAGCCAAAACAGTTGGTATGCCAAGCTGCATCCTATAGGTAGCGATCAACAAACCACTGCGCCCAAGCGCGTCCTAAACTTAAGTATATTTTTTCGGATTTGGCTTGCAGTCGCTTTAGTTCTTATTATCTGCGGTATCGTAGTATTTACTCAACTGTTCAGTCATGTCAAACCTACCGCCCAGCAAGTGATCGAAGATACGCTATTAGATACTAGTAAATTGCTGGCCGCCAGCTTACAGACACCTCTGCAAACAGGCGAGATGTTGACTGAGTCTTATCAAAGACAACTCGATAGTGCCTTTGTCCATGTGCCAGTAACGTCTGAACCCAATAATAGTAGTAAAACAGCCAACAGTACTAGGCTCGCCAATAGCGCGGATAAGTACCGACAAGTCTATAAAGAAGAGCCTGCCTATCGACGCAAAGCTTATAGTAGCTTTCGGATTTATGTCACTGATAGCACAGGTTTAGTCATTTACGACTCACGTCCCACGTCTACTAATGCCGAAGGCCAAGATTATAGCCGATGGAACGACGTTTATCTAACGCTACTAGGTCAATACGGCGCACGCAGTACGCCAGATATCAATAGCAAACGTGATAGCTCAATCATGTATGTGGCGCAGCCGATTAACGATGCGACAGGTCAACTTATCGGTGTGGTCAGCGTCGGCAAACCCGTCGATAGCGTAATGCCTTATTTGGACAATACCCGTCGGCGCATGCTCATTACTATGCTACTGATAAGTATAGTCGCGCTGCTGTTAGCAGGGCTGGTTGCTTGGTGGCTCAAGCAAAGTATTACTTTAGTCACTCATTATACTCGCGAGCTGGCAGAGCAGACCAAAAAGCCTTACTTTTATTTAGGCCACGAGCTCAACAGCCTGACCGATACTATCGAGAGTATGAAGCATCGACTAGAAAACCGTGCTTATGTCAGTGACTATGTGCATACATTGACTCATGAGCTTAAAAGTCCATTGACCGCTATTCGTGCCAGCAGCGAGCTATTAGAAGATGATGGTCTTGACGCTGATGATCGGCAAATGCTCAATCAGACGATAGGTGAGCAAAGTATTAAGATGCATCAGCTGATAGATCGGCTATTGCTATTGGCTAAAGTGGAGCAGCCAACTTTTAAGCTCAATCGTGAACCGATAGCCCTATTGCCTTTGCTTAGTAGCCTGATCAAAGACAGTACACCAAAGCTACAGCAGCGTCAGCTACCTGCTATCGAATTGTTTATAAATAATCAGCTGTTAGCTAAAGAAGATATCATTAAAAATGATTTGATGGAAAAAACGACGGTGTATGCCGATAGCTTTTGGCTACTACAAGCACTACAAAATGTGCTCGATAATGCGATTTATTTTGCCCAAAACAATGTCAGCTTCAATATAAATATTCATGTAGAGCAAGTAGTTACTCTAACTGTATTTAATGATGGCAAGCCACTACCCGATTATGCTTTAACCAAAGCTTTTGATCGCTATTTTAGCTTGTCGCATCAACGCAATGTCAACCAAAACAGCGCCTACCAGACTAGTAATCAAGCTAATCAAACGACTGAGTCAAAGGCTGAGCAAAATCCTACGCTACAAACCACACCAAAAAAAGGTACAGGATTGGGTCTAACACTAGTTAAGCAAGTGATCGAGCATCATGGCGGTACGGTAGCTATCGATAATGTAGAAGGTGACGCTAACGCTAACTCATATGCTGGGGTAATATTTAGCATTACCCTGCCTTTAGCTAAACCTTCGAAAAATTGA
- the aroC gene encoding chorismate synthase, giving the protein MAGNSIGKLFSVTTCGESHGPGLLAIVDGVPPGLELCAEDLQVDLDRRKPGTSKYSTQRRESDEVEIISGVFEGKTTGTSIGLLIRNTNQKSKDYSEIKDTFRPGHADYTYSMKYGFRDYRGGGRSSARETAMRVAAGAIAKKYLHDRLGVQVRGHVTQIGNEFSKVVDTDAIDWEFVNSNPFFCADRDAVSRFETLIDSLRREGTSCGARLEIIASGVPVGLGEPVFDRLDADIAHAMMSINAVKGVEIGDGMSVAGQFGHKSRDELTPDGFTANHAGGILGGISSGQDISVSIALKPTSSITTAGKSINTQGEAVDMLTKGRHDPCVGVRATPIAEAMLAIVLLDHYLRNRGQNGDVVPPVESIT; this is encoded by the coding sequence ATGGCAGGCAATAGTATTGGTAAGCTCTTTAGTGTGACCACTTGCGGTGAGTCGCACGGGCCAGGGTTATTAGCAATTGTGGATGGTGTGCCACCTGGGCTTGAGCTGTGCGCTGAGGATCTACAAGTTGACTTAGATCGTCGTAAACCTGGTACGTCCAAATACTCAACCCAGCGCCGTGAGTCTGATGAGGTCGAGATTATCTCAGGGGTATTTGAAGGCAAAACCACAGGCACCTCTATCGGTCTGCTCATTCGCAATACCAATCAAAAATCAAAAGATTATAGCGAGATCAAAGACACTTTTCGCCCAGGTCATGCCGATTATACTTATAGCATGAAGTATGGCTTTCGTGATTATCGTGGTGGGGGTCGCTCCTCTGCTCGTGAAACCGCTATGCGCGTGGCAGCTGGCGCGATTGCCAAAAAGTATTTGCATGACCGTCTAGGCGTGCAAGTGCGTGGTCATGTCACCCAAATAGGCAACGAGTTTAGTAAAGTAGTAGACACCGACGCTATTGATTGGGAATTCGTCAATAGCAATCCGTTCTTTTGTGCTGATAGAGATGCAGTTAGTCGTTTTGAAACGCTTATAGACAGTCTACGCCGCGAAGGCACTAGCTGTGGCGCGCGGTTAGAAATTATCGCTAGTGGCGTGCCTGTAGGATTGGGTGAGCCTGTATTCGATCGACTAGATGCTGATATTGCCCATGCGATGATGAGTATCAACGCGGTAAAAGGCGTTGAGATTGGCGATGGTATGAGTGTCGCTGGTCAGTTCGGGCATAAGTCACGCGATGAGCTAACCCCAGATGGCTTTACGGCCAATCATGCAGGTGGCATCTTAGGCGGTATCTCTTCAGGTCAAGATATTAGCGTGAGTATTGCACTCAAGCCTACCTCGAGCATCACCACTGCGGGCAAGAGTATCAATACCCAAGGCGAGGCGGTTGATATGCTGACTAAAGGCCGTCATGATCCGTGTGTTGGTGTACGAGCGACACCTATCGCTGAGGCTATGCTCGCTATAGTATTGCTTGATCATTATCTACGTAACCGTGGACAGAATGGGGATGTTGTACCGCCAGTTGAGTCGATTACTTAA
- the prmB gene encoding 50S ribosomal protein L3 N(5)-glutamine methyltransferase — protein MPEDQIISAEAFQNQYDYEDNERLSEDELATLQAELTEAREELVSIRDFIRFSVTQLRNYDVVVAQGTTDEFAEAAAIVLHSLSLEWSADEQILDCRLTTSEKQAVLSLLEQRISDRKPLSYLINLAYFCDLPFYIDERVLIPRSPIAELIRQQFYPYFDANEFAKPLGATVNNQPATFYEHGLEMKQLSQPERILDLCTGSACIAIALATRFVDALVDAVDIDKGALEVAMVNVDHHDLNHQVNVIESDLFAKLPAEHQYELIVTNPPYVDAAIMADLPPEFLYEPEQALAAGQDGLDLVHHILFEAADYLSPEGLLVCEVGDSEWALSQAYPDIQFDWLKFAHGGHGVFAITFDELVEHRELFARYVNAAAAVK, from the coding sequence ATGCCAGAAGATCAGATTATAAGCGCGGAAGCTTTTCAAAATCAGTATGATTATGAGGATAATGAGAGGCTCAGTGAGGACGAGCTTGCAACCTTACAGGCAGAGCTTACAGAGGCGCGTGAGGAGCTAGTGAGTATTCGTGACTTTATCCGATTTTCCGTCACACAATTGCGCAATTATGATGTCGTAGTAGCACAAGGGACTACCGATGAGTTTGCTGAGGCGGCCGCAATCGTTCTACACTCTTTATCGTTAGAGTGGTCAGCGGATGAGCAGATACTCGATTGTCGTCTGACGACTAGCGAGAAGCAAGCGGTGCTAAGTCTTTTGGAGCAGCGTATCAGCGATCGTAAGCCGTTGAGCTATTTGATTAATTTGGCATACTTTTGTGATCTGCCTTTTTATATTGACGAACGCGTACTCATACCGCGCTCACCGATAGCGGAGCTGATCCGTCAGCAGTTCTATCCTTATTTTGATGCCAATGAATTTGCTAAACCTCTAGGCGCGACTGTTAATAATCAGCCTGCAACCTTTTATGAGCACGGGCTTGAGATGAAGCAGCTGTCACAGCCTGAGCGCATATTAGATCTATGTACGGGCTCTGCTTGTATTGCTATTGCACTAGCTACCCGTTTTGTCGATGCGCTAGTCGATGCTGTCGATATCGATAAGGGAGCGCTTGAAGTTGCTATGGTCAATGTCGATCATCATGATCTCAATCATCAGGTCAATGTCATTGAGTCGGATTTGTTTGCCAAGCTGCCTGCTGAGCATCAATATGAGCTAATCGTCACTAATCCACCTTATGTCGACGCCGCCATTATGGCAGATTTGCCGCCAGAGTTCTTATATGAGCCTGAGCAAGCGCTCGCTGCGGGTCAAGACGGCTTAGATCTTGTGCATCATATCTTGTTCGAGGCCGCAGATTATCTCAGTCCTGAAGGTCTATTGGTCTGTGAAGTTGGCGATAGCGAATGGGCATTAAGCCAAGCCTATCCAGATATTCAGTTTGATTGGCTCAAGTTCGCGCATGGTGGTCATGGCGTATTTGCTATTACCTTTGATGAGCTAGTAGAGCATCGTGAGCTTTTTGCGCGTTACGTAAATGCAGCCGCAGCCGTCAAATAA
- a CDS encoding L,D-transpeptidase family protein, whose protein sequence is MKIKLLITSMAIVALSAGINISAQAAVDTDARTLPVRTMDSQSSMAVLASLNVDENRSRSVNVNPKPSKPAAKPSTDRMGQLINSQREQPSTASVSPDNMSVEELVLKDRQSESADDISDGQAFAGPDTTSNVSQSEQNQLSNNDSAIKSIEDKDGKTYTTLNLSNYAKQVNDSKWSPNMNVNSAMTIKMQALLDWNHASPGPIDGGWGMNSKKALINFQNMKGLQATGKMNQKTWEALNKNIPANKPVLVTYTLTEDDLKTNFSATPSGYEAKSKMKGLYYQDIKEMLGERFHMDVRYLDKLNQNKDYKVGETITVLNNRGALNQRINRVVANKADQTLYAYNGDKLVATYPTTVGSSSTPSPQGTFKIVNKVKMPWYKATVGEGSGKEVHMIPPGPNNPVGVVWMGLSKPSYGLHGSPKPEGISRQASAGCVRLTNWDVLEVYANIENGATVVLQ, encoded by the coding sequence ATGAAAATAAAATTACTTATTACATCAATGGCTATCGTAGCTCTCAGTGCTGGTATTAACATCAGTGCTCAAGCCGCTGTAGATACCGATGCGCGTACGCTACCTGTACGTACGATGGATAGCCAGTCTAGTATGGCAGTCTTAGCAAGCCTTAATGTTGATGAAAATCGTAGTCGCAGTGTTAATGTTAATCCTAAACCCAGTAAGCCTGCCGCTAAGCCATCAACAGATCGAATGGGCCAGCTGATCAATAGCCAGCGCGAGCAACCTTCAACGGCGAGCGTTAGTCCTGATAACATGAGTGTTGAAGAATTAGTGCTTAAAGATCGCCAATCAGAGAGTGCTGACGATATTAGCGATGGGCAAGCATTTGCAGGTCCTGATACAACGTCAAATGTGTCGCAGAGCGAACAAAATCAACTTTCAAACAATGACTCTGCTATAAAAAGTATTGAAGATAAAGATGGCAAGACTTATACGACATTGAATCTGTCTAATTATGCCAAACAGGTCAATGACTCAAAATGGTCGCCCAATATGAATGTTAATTCGGCAATGACTATTAAGATGCAAGCCTTATTGGATTGGAATCATGCCTCTCCAGGTCCTATCGATGGCGGCTGGGGTATGAACAGCAAAAAAGCGCTCATTAACTTTCAAAATATGAAAGGCTTGCAAGCGACAGGCAAAATGAATCAAAAAACTTGGGAGGCGCTAAATAAAAATATCCCTGCCAATAAGCCCGTGCTAGTTACTTATACTTTGACCGAAGACGATCTTAAAACCAACTTTTCTGCGACGCCTTCAGGTTATGAGGCTAAATCAAAAATGAAAGGGCTTTATTATCAAGACATCAAAGAGATGCTCGGTGAGCGCTTCCATATGGATGTGCGCTATTTAGATAAGCTCAATCAAAACAAAGATTATAAAGTTGGCGAAACGATTACTGTGCTTAACAATCGCGGTGCGCTCAATCAGCGTATCAATCGCGTAGTGGCGAACAAAGCGGATCAAACACTTTATGCTTATAACGGTGATAAATTAGTAGCTACTTATCCGACTACAGTAGGCAGCAGTAGCACCCCTTCTCCGCAAGGTACCTTTAAGATCGTCAATAAAGTCAAAATGCCTTGGTATAAAGCCACTGTTGGTGAAGGTAGTGGTAAAGAAGTGCATATGATACCACCTGGCCCTAACAATCCAGTAGGTGTCGTATGGATGGGTCTATCTAAGCCTTCTTATGGTCTGCATGGCTCGCCAAAGCCTGAGGGCATCAGTCGCCAAGCATCGGCAGGTTGCGTGCGCTTGACTAACTGGGATGTGCTTGAGGTATACGCTAACATCGAAAATGGTGCGACCGTAGTATTGCAATAA
- a CDS encoding DUF389 domain-containing protein has product MTSPSANTQPTRNPTSLNPDDAQSATTSEDYISEELASNDDAVTANHSEELSNSTDDAHKQTTLDASMQETETKIIIDSPEPDVAIATVESVDVETSTDISVPTEIVSSNKAQTSTAPDIAATKDIENEDILSVNTEDSDDLNNLNRLVEKGVIDIELEQAPPMPDEDESNDTTSTDDQTESDLQDLEDIEKAEEAVQEKKEAKLESYKQFIAEQFSNQKIDYPEIRVKIEANALPSKMYFVMNILSAIIASYGLVTNSAAVVIGAMLVAMMLGPITGVALAIIDYRMPLLRKSLFTVLAGVSLVIFVGFLIGTLHSAQPLTAEILSRTQPTSMDLMIALAGGTAGAYAMVSPHLSVAVVGVAVATALVPPLAASGILFAHGELSMGFGAALLALTNIIAIQFTNAMVLWLLGFRRLVDDDYKSKTYLTFLRRNAITILLLAGVGSYLTINLQTNAKQQVFESSVKQAINDHFIDQGNVLTNTQFTKANGNQIVRAVVRGETIPNSSDVNKIEAVVTQDMVENYPNYLPIKLQLRYIPVQVIESNPVIRDKLDKTDAAILTN; this is encoded by the coding sequence ATGACCTCACCCTCTGCTAATACTCAACCTACGCGCAACCCTACCTCTCTGAACCCAGATGATGCTCAATCCGCCACGACAAGTGAAGACTATATCTCTGAGGAACTAGCTAGCAACGATGATGCAGTGACTGCAAATCATAGCGAAGAGCTTAGTAATAGTACAGATGATGCTCATAAGCAGACAACACTAGATGCGAGCATGCAGGAGACTGAGACTAAGATAATTATTGATTCGCCTGAGCCTGATGTCGCTATAGCTACTGTGGAGAGCGTTGATGTTGAAACTTCTACAGATATCTCAGTTCCTACTGAAATAGTGTCTTCAAATAAAGCGCAAACCTCTACCGCCCCCGATATAGCCGCAACGAAAGACATCGAAAATGAAGATATACTCTCTGTGAATACAGAGGATAGTGATGATCTTAACAACCTTAATAGGTTGGTTGAAAAAGGTGTCATCGATATAGAGCTTGAGCAAGCGCCGCCTATGCCTGATGAGGATGAGTCAAATGATACTACAAGTACAGATGATCAGACTGAATCTGACTTGCAGGATCTAGAAGATATCGAAAAAGCTGAAGAGGCGGTTCAAGAAAAAAAAGAAGCCAAACTTGAGTCTTATAAGCAGTTTATCGCTGAGCAATTTAGCAATCAAAAAATAGATTATCCAGAGATACGTGTCAAGATCGAAGCAAATGCCTTACCAAGCAAAATGTACTTTGTGATGAATATTCTTTCCGCTATTATTGCAAGCTATGGACTGGTCACCAACTCAGCAGCTGTCGTTATTGGCGCTATGTTAGTTGCTATGATGCTAGGGCCTATCACAGGTGTCGCACTTGCCATCATTGATTATCGTATGCCGCTATTACGTAAGTCATTATTTACGGTGCTAGCTGGCGTCTCTTTGGTTATATTTGTAGGGTTTTTGATTGGTACATTACATAGCGCACAGCCGCTAACCGCAGAGATATTATCGCGTACTCAGCCCACATCTATGGATCTAATGATTGCCTTAGCGGGTGGTACGGCGGGTGCTTATGCTATGGTCTCACCGCATCTGTCTGTCGCTGTCGTAGGTGTAGCGGTAGCGACTGCTTTGGTGCCACCTTTAGCTGCCAGCGGTATCTTGTTCGCTCATGGTGAGCTGTCGATGGGATTTGGAGCGGCACTGCTTGCGCTTACTAATATTATTGCCATTCAGTTTACCAATGCTATGGTACTGTGGCTATTAGGCTTTAGGCGTTTGGTAGATGATGATTATAAATCTAAAACTTATTTGACTTTTTTGCGCCGCAACGCGATAACCATACTGCTATTAGCTGGCGTGGGATCTTATTTAACGATAAATCTACAAACCAATGCCAAGCAACAAGTGTTTGAGAGCAGTGTCAAACAAGCCATTAATGATCACTTTATAGATCAAGGTAATGTGTTGACCAATACTCAGTTTACCAAAGCCAATGGCAATCAAATTGTTCGTGCGGTTGTTCGCGGTGAGACGATCCCTAACTCAAGCGATGTCAATAAAATTGAGGCCGTGGTTACTCAAGACATGGTTGAAAATTATCCAAACTACTTACCTATCAAGTTGCAACTGCGCTACATACCTGTACAAGTTATTGAATCTAACCCGGTTATCAGAGATAAGCTTGACAAAACCGATGCCGCTATTTTGACCAATTAA
- the alaS gene encoding alanine--tRNA ligase gives MSQPHQTADIRKAFFDFFISKQHTPVSSSSLIPHNDPTLLFTNAGMNQFKETFLGLEPRDYTRAVTSQKCVRAGGKHNDLDNVGYTARHHTFFEMLGNFSFGDYFKSAGIAYIWEFLTSDEWLAIDKDRLYVTIYETDDEAFDIWHNDIGLPAERIIRIGDNKGAPYASDNFWTMGDTGPCGPCTEVFYDHGADIEGGLPGTPEEDGDRYIEIWNCVFMQFNRQKDGTMLPLPAPSVDTGMGLERISAIMQGVHGNYQIDLFTHLMDAAAAILEIDNEQQASLKVIADHIRAVSFLIADGVMPSNEGRGYVLRRVIRRAVRHGNKLGAQSEFFYKMVAPLVEEIGDAYPELKERQSIIESAIEKEEAQFAKTLAQGLRLLAGELDDLKEGDILSGEAAFKLYDTYGFPLDLTADITRERGISIDEAQFDEHMQAQRERARDAGKFDVDYSSVIQVDEPTVFIGYEQLSDLEVEVIAMYQDGDATTSLTEGDEGVLVLNRTPFYAEGGGQVGELGEIRTESGVFEVQDTKKSGQAIIHYGVVNMGVVHTSQTAEAHVLSSIRAASAKNHSATHLLHAALREVLGDEVTQKGSLVSSEVLRFDFSYDKPINSTQIARVERLVNEQIQANTSASIETISIDAAMDKGAIALFGEKYGSDVRVLTMGTDSIIDGKSQPFSIELCGGLHVQRTGDIGLLKITSEAGIAAGIRRIEAVTGMGAIKYIQQNDQQLGQLASQLKAKRPEVVARVQSMADKQRELEKQLERLEQKLASLQAADLISEVQTIAGVPVLISTLAGVDGKSIRPLMDDIKSKLPDSIIVLVGDKDGQLALSASVAKSLTARIKAGDIIRHLAGELGGKGGGKPDYAQGGAPKAANTAAVINALPAWVAEQLG, from the coding sequence GTGAGCCAGCCACATCAAACAGCCGATATACGTAAGGCGTTTTTCGATTTTTTTATAAGTAAGCAGCATACCCCTGTATCTTCATCGAGCTTAATTCCGCATAACGACCCTACTTTACTGTTTACCAATGCCGGTATGAATCAGTTTAAAGAGACCTTTTTGGGATTGGAGCCACGCGATTATACCCGCGCAGTGACTTCACAAAAATGCGTGCGTGCTGGTGGCAAACACAACGATCTTGATAATGTCGGCTATACCGCGCGTCATCATACTTTTTTTGAGATGCTCGGCAACTTCTCTTTTGGCGATTATTTCAAATCAGCGGGTATCGCTTATATTTGGGAGTTTTTAACCTCCGATGAGTGGCTGGCGATAGATAAAGATCGTCTGTATGTCACTATCTATGAGACTGATGACGAAGCTTTTGATATTTGGCATAATGATATCGGCTTGCCAGCGGAGCGTATTATTCGTATTGGCGATAATAAAGGCGCACCCTATGCCTCGGATAACTTTTGGACAATGGGTGATACCGGCCCCTGTGGCCCTTGTACCGAAGTATTTTATGATCACGGTGCTGATATCGAAGGCGGCTTGCCAGGTACACCTGAGGAAGATGGCGATCGCTATATTGAGATTTGGAATTGCGTCTTTATGCAGTTCAATCGTCAAAAAGACGGCACCATGCTGCCACTACCTGCGCCAAGCGTCGATACCGGTATGGGGCTTGAGCGGATCAGCGCTATCATGCAAGGCGTGCATGGCAACTACCAAATTGATTTATTCACCCATTTGATGGATGCTGCGGCCGCTATTTTAGAGATTGATAATGAGCAACAGGCCTCTCTAAAGGTGATTGCCGATCATATACGCGCGGTATCATTCTTGATCGCTGACGGCGTGATGCCAAGCAATGAAGGTCGCGGCTATGTATTGCGCCGTGTGATTCGCCGTGCGGTACGTCATGGCAATAAGCTCGGTGCCCAGAGTGAATTTTTCTACAAGATGGTTGCGCCTTTAGTCGAGGAAATAGGCGACGCTTATCCTGAGCTCAAAGAGCGCCAAAGCATCATTGAGAGCGCTATTGAAAAAGAAGAAGCCCAGTTTGCTAAAACCTTGGCACAAGGTCTCCGCCTGCTAGCTGGTGAGCTAGATGACTTAAAAGAGGGAGATATTCTCTCTGGCGAGGCTGCATTTAAGCTGTACGATACTTATGGCTTTCCGCTTGATTTGACTGCCGATATCACCCGTGAGCGCGGTATCAGTATCGATGAAGCCCAGTTCGATGAACACATGCAAGCGCAGCGCGAACGTGCTCGTGATGCAGGTAAGTTCGATGTTGATTATAGTAGTGTAATTCAGGTCGATGAGCCGACAGTATTTATCGGCTATGAGCAGCTGAGCGATCTTGAGGTCGAAGTGATAGCGATGTATCAAGACGGCGATGCGACGACTAGCTTGACGGAAGGAGATGAGGGTGTACTCGTCCTGAATCGTACCCCATTTTATGCCGAAGGCGGTGGACAAGTCGGTGAGTTGGGCGAGATTCGTACGGAGTCTGGCGTGTTTGAGGTACAAGATACCAAAAAATCTGGACAAGCCATTATCCATTATGGCGTGGTCAATATGGGCGTTGTTCATACCAGCCAAACCGCAGAGGCTCATGTACTATCCAGTATTCGTGCAGCTAGTGCCAAAAACCACTCAGCAACGCATCTATTGCATGCCGCCCTGCGTGAAGTATTAGGCGATGAGGTCACTCAAAAAGGCTCGCTAGTCTCTAGCGAAGTACTGCGTTTTGATTTCTCCTACGACAAACCTATTAATAGCACTCAGATCGCGCGCGTTGAGCGCTTAGTCAACGAGCAAATCCAAGCCAACACCTCAGCTAGTATCGAAACCATATCTATCGATGCGGCTATGGATAAAGGCGCAATCGCCCTATTCGGTGAAAAATACGGTAGTGATGTGCGCGTCTTAACGATGGGTACGGACAGTATCATTGATGGTAAGTCTCAGCCCTTCTCTATTGAGCTATGCGGTGGATTACACGTGCAGCGCACAGGCGATATTGGCCTATTAAAAATCACTAGTGAAGCAGGCATTGCAGCAGGTATTCGCCGTATTGAAGCCGTAACTGGTATGGGTGCAATCAAATACATCCAGCAAAACGATCAACAATTGGGTCAGCTTGCAAGCCAGCTCAAAGCCAAGCGCCCTGAGGTAGTCGCACGCGTCCAAAGTATGGCGGACAAGCAGCGTGAGCTAGAAAAGCAGTTAGAGCGTCTAGAGCAGAAACTTGCCAGCCTACAAGCCGCTGACTTGATCAGTGAAGTACAAACTATCGCAGGTGTCCCTGTGTTAATCAGTACCCTTGCTGGGGTCGATGGTAAATCCATCCGTCCGCTGATGGATGATATCAAGTCAAAGCTACCTGATAGTATAATTGTATTAGTCGGTGATAAAGACGGTCAGCTAGCGCTCTCAGCTAGTGTAGCCAAATCGCTTACTGCTCGTATCAAAGCGGGCGATATTATCCGTCATTTAGCAGGCGAGCTTGGCGGTAAGGGTGGCGGTAAGCCTGATTACGCTCAGGGCGGCGCGCCAAAAGCGGCAAATACGGCAGCCGTTATCAATGCGCTACCCGCTTGGGTTGCAGAACAGCTGGGTTAA